The DNA window TCTCGGGGTCGCTCAGCGCGGCGTAGGCCTCGCCGATCTCCTTGAAGCGGTCGGCGGCCTTCTCGTCGCCGGCGTTCTTGTCCGGGTGGTACTGCTTGGCGAGCTTGCGGTACGCGCTCTTGATGTCCGCCTCGGACGCGCTGCGGGTCACGCCCAGGACGTCGTAGTAATCCTTGTAGGCCATACACCCTCCGGTCGGTGTCTAAAGGTCGGCGGTCTGGCCGCCTGACGGCCGTTCCAGCTTGTTCACGAAGGCCTTGAGGCCGTACGCCTGCGCGATCCCGAGCGCCGTGTGGCCGCGCGCGTCGGTGCGCTGCGGATCGGCGCCGTGGGCGAGCAGGGCGTCGAGCACGTCCGTGCGCGGCGCGCGGCGGCCCGTGCGGTACGCCTGTCCCTCCACATCTGCCGTGTGCAGCAGCGGCAGCCAGAAACGCCCGTCGTTGGCGTCCGCGCCCCGGCGCAGCAGTTCGCGGATCAGCGTGGGCGGCGCGTCCCGGTCAATGGCGAGGTTCAGCAGCGGCAGCGGCGCGTGGTCCGGCCAGAAGGTCACGTCCTCGACCATGTCCAGCAGCGGCCGCAGCACCCCGCTCAGGGTCTGGTCGGTGGGCGGCAGGTGCCGCAGCGCCCAGCCGAGCGCGCCGTGCACGCGGTTCTGGCTCATGGTGCCCGACGCGAGCACGCGGCCGAAGTCGTTGAGATCGCCGTGCTTGAGCGCCAGCGTCAGCGGGTTGCCCTCCTCGCGCCGCGCGAGGCGCCGGTACTCCTCCTCGACCTGCTCGCGTGCCCACGGCGTCCGGCGCAGGAACTTCAGGCTGCTCGTCACGCTCGGGTCGCTCTGGAAGCAGCGCACCGGCACGCGGCGGGCCAGTTCCTCCCAGCCGTACTCGGCGTGCAGCTTCTCCACGATCTGCGCCAGGGTGACGCCGTGCAGCGGATCGCGGGACGAGGACGGTGAGCGGTGGACGGTTGATGGACCAGGCGCGTCGGCCTGCCCTGCTGGCTTGTCGTCCTCAACCATCACCGGTCACCCCTCACCCCTTTCGGCTCACGACCACGCGGGCCGGTCGCACGAGGCGGCCGTCCATGCGGAAGCCGAGCTGGTAGACCTGCACGATCACGTCGTCTGCGTCGCCGGGCACCACCTGGATCGCCTCGTGCCACTGCGGGTCGAAGGTCTCGCCCTCCTTGCCGGTCGCTTCCAGGCCCAGGCCCGCGAACACGCCGAGCACCTTGCCCAGCACGGCCTGCACGCCGGGGATCAGCTTGGCGGGGTCGCCGGCGCCCATGGTCACGGCCCGGTCGAGGTCGTCGTACACCGGCATCAGGGCCTCGGCGGCCCGGCTGACGCCCTGGCCCTGGGCGGCCTGCACGTCCTGCTGGGTGCGCGTGCGGTAGCCATCGAAGTCCGAGGCGAGGCGGCCGAGCTTGAACTTCAGGTCGGCGTTCTCCTTTTCCAGCTCGTCGGCGCGCTGGAGCTTGTCCATCATCTCCTGCACCTGCCCGAACATCGCGTCGTCCATGCCGGGGAAGGCCGTGTCCTGATCTTCCTCCAGGTTGTCGGTGTCAGCCTCGGGCACGTCCAGATCGACGTCGCGGGGCT is part of the Deinococcus metalli genome and encodes:
- a CDS encoding VF530 family DNA-binding protein gives rise to the protein MVEDDKPAGQADAPGPSTVHRSPSSSRDPLHGVTLAQIVEKLHAEYGWEELARRVPVRCFQSDPSVTSSLKFLRRTPWAREQVEEEYRRLARREEGNPLTLALKHGDLNDFGRVLASGTMSQNRVHGALGWALRHLPPTDQTLSGVLRPLLDMVEDVTFWPDHAPLPLLNLAIDRDAPPTLIRELLRRGADANDGRFWLPLLHTADVEGQAYRTGRRAPRTDVLDALLAHGADPQRTDARGHTALGIAQAYGLKAFVNKLERPSGGQTADL
- a CDS encoding nucleotide exchange factor GrpE; this translates as MFRRRGNPMTDDHTKTGPAADTDPKTTDTPPTGTQGAQPRDVDLDVPEADTDNLEEDQDTAFPGMDDAMFGQVQEMMDKLQRADELEKENADLKFKLGRLASDFDGYRTRTQQDVQAAQGQGVSRAAEALMPVYDDLDRAVTMGAGDPAKLIPGVQAVLGKVLGVFAGLGLEATGKEGETFDPQWHEAIQVVPGDADDVIVQVYQLGFRMDGRLVRPARVVVSRKG